A region of Pyxidicoccus parkwaysis DNA encodes the following proteins:
- a CDS encoding NADPH-dependent FMN reductase, translating to MTAPRILAVSGSLRTGGFNRKLLDLAVQHARSLGAEVDVVDLKVLNLPFYDGDVEAAGLPAPVTELRERLGKAQGLIIASPEYNSSIPGGLKNAIDWVSRPPGRLFQEKWVAMLGASPGPFGTARMQPHLRQVLSAVGTHVLPVQVHVAKAGEAFSPEGKLKDEAKQKEVETVVSALVARLKG from the coding sequence ATGACGGCCCCGCGCATCCTCGCCGTGAGCGGAAGCCTCCGGACCGGGGGCTTCAACCGCAAGCTGCTCGACCTCGCCGTCCAGCACGCCCGTTCGCTCGGGGCGGAGGTGGACGTGGTGGACCTGAAGGTGCTCAACCTGCCCTTCTACGACGGAGACGTGGAGGCGGCGGGTCTGCCGGCTCCCGTCACCGAGTTGCGTGAGCGGCTGGGCAAGGCGCAGGGGCTCATCATCGCCAGCCCGGAGTACAACTCGTCCATTCCGGGCGGGTTGAAGAACGCCATCGACTGGGTGTCGCGTCCGCCGGGGCGGCTGTTCCAGGAGAAGTGGGTGGCGATGCTGGGAGCCTCGCCGGGGCCCTTCGGCACGGCGCGCATGCAGCCGCACCTGCGGCAGGTGCTGTCAGCCGTGGGGACGCACGTGCTCCCCGTGCAGGTGCACGTGGCGAAGGCCGGAGAGGCCTTCTCGCCGGAGGGGAAGCTGAAGGACGAGGCGAAGCAGAAGGAAGTGGAGACGGTGGTCTCGGCGTTGGTTGCCAGGCTGAAGGGCTGA